The proteins below are encoded in one region of Caulobacter henricii:
- a CDS encoding DUF6165 family protein, translating into MPILAPISAGELIDKITILRVKAQRIGDPAKEANVRKELALLEATAASHLPASAEIERLTGELTAVNAALWDVEDGKRDCERRQDFGPDFVALARRVYIENDQRAAIKRAINAAAGSEIVEEKSYKPYLDATGA; encoded by the coding sequence ATGCCTATCCTTGCGCCGATCTCGGCCGGCGAACTGATCGACAAGATCACCATCCTGCGGGTCAAGGCCCAGCGGATCGGCGATCCGGCCAAGGAAGCCAATGTCCGCAAGGAGTTGGCCCTGCTGGAGGCGACAGCGGCCTCGCATCTTCCGGCCAGCGCTGAAATCGAGCGTCTGACCGGCGAGCTGACGGCCGTGAATGCCGCGCTCTGGGACGTGGAGGACGGCAAGCGCGATTGCGAGCGCCGCCAGGACTTTGGACCGGACTTCGTGGCCCTGGCGCGCCGGGTCTATATTGAGAATGACCAGAGGGCCGCCATCAAGCGCGCGATCAATGCTGCGGCCGGGTCAGAGATCGTCGAGGAGAAGAGCTACAAGCCCTATCTTGACGCCACCGGCGCATGA
- a CDS encoding glycosyltransferase family 9 protein → MVKSILVYSMGEVIGDGLIKLPFIAGLRAAFPDAAISWCAAKGETVYSGPLKAVVEGYVDEILSKDVTGARLRDLLPWARPFGGRRFDLVIDTQENLRRSVVARRAAAGRFISAARLARGKDWPQAVTDRLARLLSLATDGQGAPRPITLAQADALAAARALLPDGQAYVGLAPGAGGQEKRWPLDRYIALASHLEQIGATPVFFFGPDEVEDAARARAELPNARFPERDRTDAFPHVKGPLLVIALAGRLCAAVANDAGPGHMLAAGGAPLLSLQKDARKAVKFRPAAARLEMLVAEDYGDAMAALPSEAVEAALSRLMARA, encoded by the coding sequence ATGGTCAAGTCGATCCTGGTCTATTCAATGGGTGAGGTGATCGGTGACGGGCTGATCAAGCTGCCCTTCATAGCCGGCCTGCGGGCTGCCTTCCCCGATGCCGCCATCAGCTGGTGCGCCGCCAAGGGCGAAACCGTCTATTCGGGGCCCCTGAAGGCGGTCGTCGAGGGCTATGTCGACGAGATCCTGTCCAAGGACGTGACCGGCGCGCGGCTGCGCGACCTGCTGCCCTGGGCCCGGCCTTTTGGCGGTCGCCGGTTCGATCTGGTCATCGACACCCAGGAAAACCTCCGCCGCAGCGTCGTGGCCCGGCGGGCCGCTGCGGGACGCTTCATCTCCGCAGCGCGGCTGGCGCGTGGCAAGGACTGGCCGCAGGCCGTGACTGACCGTCTGGCGAGGCTGCTGTCCCTGGCGACCGACGGGCAGGGCGCGCCGCGACCGATCACCCTGGCCCAGGCCGACGCCCTGGCCGCTGCCCGGGCCCTGCTCCCCGATGGACAGGCCTATGTCGGTCTGGCCCCGGGCGCGGGCGGTCAGGAGAAGCGCTGGCCACTGGATCGCTATATCGCGCTCGCCAGCCATCTGGAGCAGATCGGCGCGACGCCGGTGTTCTTCTTTGGACCCGACGAGGTCGAGGATGCCGCCCGGGCCCGGGCCGAACTTCCCAATGCGCGCTTCCCCGAGCGCGACCGCACCGACGCCTTTCCGCATGTGAAGGGACCGCTTCTGGTCATCGCCCTGGCCGGTCGTCTCTGTGCGGCTGTCGCCAATGATGCAGGTCCGGGCCACATGCTGGCGGCTGGTGGCGCGCCGCTGTTGTCCCTGCAGAAGGACGCCCGCAAGGCGGTAAAGTTCCGTCCGGCCGCCGCCCGACTTGAGATGCTGGTCGCGGAGGACTACGGAGACGCCATGGCCGCTCTCCCCAGCGAAGCGGTTGAGGCGGCGCTGTCGAGGTTGATGGCACGGGCCTGA
- a CDS encoding HesB/IscA family protein — METAITPRVRRPRPKVVTLTDAAAARVKEIMARKALEEPDKPYAGLRVGVKNGGCAGSEYIFDYALEKNPLDEVVEDKDVTILIDPKAVLFLIGTTIDYETTKLSAKFVFNNPNETDACGCGESVTIQPAVEAAD, encoded by the coding sequence ATGGAAACCGCCATCACCCCCCGCGTTCGTCGGCCCCGTCCCAAGGTCGTTACCCTGACCGATGCGGCGGCGGCGCGCGTGAAGGAGATCATGGCCCGCAAGGCGCTCGAGGAGCCCGACAAGCCCTATGCCGGGCTGCGGGTCGGCGTAAAGAACGGTGGTTGCGCGGGTTCGGAATACATCTTCGACTATGCCCTCGAGAAGAACCCGCTGGACGAGGTGGTCGAGGACAAGGACGTCACCATCCTGATCGACCCCAAGGCGGTGCTGTTCCTGATCGGCACGACGATCGACTATGAAACCACCAAGCTGTCGGCGAAGTTCGTGTTCAACAATCCCAACGAGACCGACGCCTGCGGCTGCGGCGAGAGCGTGACGATCCAGCCTGCGGTCGAGGCCGCCGATTGA
- a CDS encoding SUF system Fe-S cluster assembly protein, translating into MTDAAVPETASALPKEELAKLTDLLIEKLKSVYDPEIPVDIYELGLIYKVDVSDDKDVAIDMTLTAPGCPVAGEMPGWVRDAVMEIPGLKSCTVDLVFDPAWDPSRMSDEAKLQLNMF; encoded by the coding sequence ATGACCGACGCTGCCGTTCCCGAGACCGCCTCAGCCCTGCCCAAGGAAGAGCTGGCCAAGCTGACCGATCTGCTGATCGAGAAGCTGAAGTCGGTCTATGACCCGGAAATCCCGGTCGACATCTATGAGCTCGGCCTGATCTACAAAGTCGATGTCAGCGACGACAAGGACGTGGCCATCGACATGACCCTGACCGCGCCGGGCTGCCCGGTGGCCGGCGAGATGCCGGGCTGGGTGCGCGATGCGGTGATGGAAATCCCGGGTCTCAAGTCCTGCACCGTCGACCTCGTCTTCGACCCGGCCTGGGATCCGTCGCGGATGAGCGACGAGGCCAAGCTGCAACTGAACATGTTCTGA
- a CDS encoding aminotransferase class V-fold PLP-dependent enzyme: protein MAFDAPFDVEAIRTQFPILQRTVHGKPLIYLDSAASAQKPDAVLDAMMGLARTSYANVHRGLHTLANETTEAYEAARETVAKFINAEPTEIVWTKSATEAVNLVAATFGQSLKAGDEIVISEMEHHANIVPWHFLRERQGVVLKFVPVLDDGQLDMEAYRGLLSERTKMVALTQMSNVLGTVNDVPEIVRLAHAAGAQVLIDGCQGVVHSKVDVKALDVDYYVFSGHKLYGPTGIGVLYSKAERLAALPPYQGGGEMIGSVSMDVITYADPPHRFEAGTPAILEAVGLGAAIAWLNGLDRDAIFAHEHALYERVAEQLRGVNGLKILGDAPGKGAVLSFTIEGTHAHDIAQVLDRYGVAVRAGTHCAEPLMRRFGVTSSARASFALYNTEAEADAFVDALAKARRFFS, encoded by the coding sequence ATGGCGTTCGATGCCCCCTTCGATGTCGAGGCGATCCGCACCCAGTTCCCGATCCTGCAACGGACCGTGCACGGCAAGCCGCTGATCTATCTGGACAGCGCCGCCAGCGCCCAGAAGCCCGACGCGGTGCTGGACGCCATGATGGGTCTCGCCCGCACCTCCTATGCCAATGTCCATCGCGGCCTGCACACCCTGGCCAATGAAACGACGGAAGCTTATGAGGCGGCTCGGGAAACGGTCGCGAAGTTCATCAATGCCGAACCGACCGAAATCGTCTGGACCAAGAGTGCGACCGAGGCGGTGAACCTGGTGGCGGCGACCTTCGGCCAGTCGCTGAAGGCCGGGGACGAGATCGTCATCTCCGAGATGGAGCACCACGCCAATATCGTGCCCTGGCACTTCCTCCGCGAGCGCCAGGGCGTGGTCCTGAAGTTCGTGCCGGTCCTGGACGACGGTCAGCTCGACATGGAGGCCTATCGGGGCCTGCTGTCCGAGCGCACCAAGATGGTCGCTCTGACCCAGATGTCGAACGTGCTGGGCACGGTCAATGATGTGCCCGAGATCGTCCGTCTGGCCCATGCGGCCGGGGCCCAGGTGCTGATCGACGGCTGCCAGGGCGTGGTCCACTCCAAGGTTGATGTGAAGGCCCTGGACGTCGACTACTACGTCTTCTCTGGCCACAAGCTCTACGGCCCCACCGGCATCGGCGTGCTCTACAGCAAGGCTGAGCGACTGGCCGCCCTACCGCCCTATCAGGGCGGCGGCGAGATGATCGGCTCGGTGTCGATGGACGTCATTACCTATGCCGACCCGCCGCATCGCTTCGAGGCCGGCACGCCGGCCATCCTCGAGGCCGTCGGCCTGGGCGCAGCGATTGCATGGCTCAACGGCCTGGATCGCGATGCCATCTTCGCCCACGAGCATGCGCTCTACGAACGGGTCGCCGAGCAGCTGCGGGGCGTCAACGGGCTGAAGATCCTGGGCGATGCACCGGGCAAGGGGGCCGTCCTGTCCTTCACCATCGAGGGCACCCACGCTCATGACATCGCCCAGGTGCTGGACCGTTACGGCGTGGCCGTGCGGGCCGGCACCCATTGCGCCGAGCCCCTGATGCGCCGCTTTGGCGTCACGTCGAGCGCCCGTGCGTCCTTCGCCCTATATAACACCGAGGCCGAGGCCGATGCGTTCGTGGACGCTCTGGCCAAGGCCCGCCGTTTCTTCAGTTGA
- the sufD gene encoding Fe-S cluster assembly protein SufD gives MSLALALKTGDASRLPSRRDEDWRWTDLRGLIRTIPAESPAFLGDVGAGPFDALADATVLIVNGWVREGEPAPEAGVLALRFVSHADATAHDAEFAVTVAPGQTLTLLESYEGQGAGGYLANIGLDLSVGEGARLERIVLVDDLADAVTVSTADVALAPGATYTQTILTSGARRQRLETRVAHPGAHAELRLDGIYLLDGQRHADLTTQVTHGGVDGVTSQLTKGMVADQARGVFQGRIIVQPGADQTDARMGHHALILSDRAEVDAKPELLIFADDVSCAHGNTIGALDEQAIFYARQRGIPELEARAMLTEAFVGEVVERIEHDATRDVARAWVAQRLGRSAT, from the coding sequence ATGAGCCTGGCCCTCGCCCTGAAGACCGGAGACGCCAGCCGTCTGCCCTCGCGCCGCGACGAGGACTGGCGCTGGACGGACCTGCGCGGGCTGATCCGGACCATCCCGGCTGAGTCGCCGGCGTTTCTCGGCGACGTCGGCGCGGGTCCGTTCGACGCGCTGGCCGACGCTACGGTCCTGATCGTCAATGGATGGGTGCGTGAAGGCGAGCCGGCACCCGAGGCCGGGGTGTTGGCTTTGCGGTTCGTATCCCACGCCGACGCCACTGCGCATGACGCCGAGTTTGCGGTGACAGTCGCGCCCGGCCAGACCCTGACCCTGCTGGAAAGCTATGAAGGGCAGGGGGCGGGCGGCTATCTGGCCAATATCGGTCTCGACCTCTCGGTTGGCGAAGGCGCTCGTCTGGAGCGGATCGTCCTTGTCGACGACCTGGCCGATGCCGTGACGGTGAGCACGGCCGACGTCGCCCTGGCGCCTGGTGCCACCTATACGCAAACCATCCTGACCTCCGGTGCCCGTCGCCAGCGTCTCGAGACCCGCGTCGCCCATCCCGGTGCCCATGCCGAGCTGCGCCTCGACGGGATCTATCTGCTGGACGGGCAGCGCCACGCCGACCTGACCACCCAGGTCACTCATGGCGGCGTCGACGGCGTAACCTCGCAGCTGACCAAGGGTATGGTCGCCGACCAGGCGCGTGGCGTGTTCCAGGGCCGGATCATCGTCCAGCCCGGCGCTGATCAGACCGACGCCCGCATGGGTCACCACGCCCTGATCCTGTCGGACCGGGCCGAGGTCGACGCCAAGCCCGAGCTGCTGATCTTCGCCGACGACGTCTCCTGCGCCCACGGCAACACCATCGGGGCCCTGGACGAGCAGGCGATCTTCTATGCCCGGCAGCGCGGCATACCCGAGCTGGAAGCCCGCGCCATGCTGACCGAAGCCTTCGTGGGTGAGGTGGTCGAGCGCATCGAGCATGACGCCACCCGCGATGTGGCCCGCGCCTGGGTCGCCCAGCGGCTCGGACGGAGCGCGACCTGA
- the sufC gene encoding Fe-S cluster assembly ATPase SufC has product MLNIQNLHARVEDKAILKGVTLDVPAGEVHAIMGPNGAGKSTLSYVLTGRGGYEVTEGSASLNGEDLLALDANERAAKGLFLSFQYPLEIPGVPALTFIRTALNAQRRARGEDEIAAPAFLKLAKEKAASLKIDFEMLKRGLNVGFSGGEKKRMEIFQMAMLSPRFLILDETDSGLDIDALKIVSEGVNALRSPERGMLVITHYQRLLDYIKPDRVHVLAAGRIVASGGPELALQLEAEGYDKYASAAA; this is encoded by the coding sequence ATGCTTAACATCCAGAACCTCCACGCCCGCGTCGAAGACAAGGCCATCCTGAAGGGCGTCACCCTGGACGTGCCGGCCGGCGAGGTGCACGCCATCATGGGGCCGAACGGGGCGGGCAAGTCGACCCTGTCCTATGTGCTGACCGGCCGCGGCGGCTATGAGGTCACCGAGGGTTCGGCCAGCCTCAATGGCGAGGACCTGCTGGCCCTGGACGCCAATGAGCGGGCCGCCAAGGGCCTGTTCCTGTCCTTCCAGTATCCGCTTGAAATCCCGGGCGTTCCGGCCCTGACCTTCATCCGCACCGCCCTCAACGCCCAGCGCCGTGCGCGGGGCGAGGACGAGATCGCCGCGCCGGCCTTCCTGAAGCTGGCCAAGGAGAAGGCCGCCTCGCTGAAGATCGACTTCGAGATGCTCAAGCGCGGCCTGAATGTCGGCTTCTCGGGCGGCGAGAAGAAGCGGATGGAAATCTTCCAGATGGCGATGCTGTCGCCGAGGTTCCTGATCCTGGACGAGACCGACAGCGGCCTTGACATCGACGCCCTGAAGATCGTCTCCGAGGGGGTCAACGCCCTGCGCTCTCCCGAGCGCGGTATGCTGGTGATCACTCACTATCAGCGCCTGCTGGACTATATCAAACCCGACCGCGTCCACGTGCTGGCCGCCGGCCGCATCGTCGCCTCGGGCGGTCCGGAGCTGGCGCTGCAGCTGGAAGCCGAAGGCTACGACAAGTATGCGAGCGCCGCGGCATGA
- a CDS encoding VOC family protein codes for MLLAIDHVQLAMPAGGEAAARAFYGDVLGLPETPKPPKLAARGGCWFERGALKIHLGVEADFHPALKAHPGLLVSDLQTLKALLRDGGYVLRDDEPLEGYDRIYVDDPFGNRIELLEPVT; via the coding sequence ATGCTGTTGGCGATCGACCATGTTCAGTTGGCCATGCCCGCCGGTGGTGAAGCCGCTGCGCGCGCCTTCTATGGCGATGTGCTTGGTCTACCCGAGACTCCCAAGCCGCCGAAACTCGCCGCGCGCGGCGGCTGCTGGTTTGAGCGCGGGGCGCTCAAGATCCATCTTGGCGTCGAGGCCGACTTCCACCCCGCCCTCAAGGCACATCCGGGGCTGCTGGTCTCCGATCTTCAGACGCTGAAGGCTTTGCTTCGGGACGGCGGCTACGTGCTGCGGGACGATGAACCGCTCGAAGGCTACGACCGCATCTATGTGGACGATCCCTTTGGCAACCGGATTGAGTTGCTGGAGCCCGTGACATGA
- the sufB gene encoding Fe-S cluster assembly protein SufB: MAAVKETVEAVASLEKYEHGFTTEIDQEFAPKGLSEDIVRFISAKKDEPQWMLDWRLEAYRRWLELEEPDWAKVSYPKIDYQDSYYYAAPKTKEGPKSLDEVDPEILAVYAKLGIPLKEQEVLAGVEGAPRYAVDAVFDSVSVVTTFKKELAAVGVIFCSMSEAIREHGDLVKQYLGSVVPTSDNYFACLNSAVFSDGSFVYIPPGVRCPMELSTYFRINAKDSGQFERTLIIADKGAYCSYLEGCTAPMRDENQLHAAVVELVLLDDAEIKYSTVQNWYPGDPETGKGGIFNFVTKRADCRGDRSKVSWTQVETGSAVTWKYPSCVLRGEGSSGEFYSIAVTNGHQQADTGTKMIHLGANTRSRIVAKGISAGKSTSTYRGLVSAHPKAKGARNFTQCDSLLIGKTCAAHTIPYIEARNGQTVFEHEATTTRLSDDQLFYCQQRGLSQEEAVALLVNGFVKDVLQQLPMEFAVEAQKLVAISLEGSVG, from the coding sequence GTGGCCGCAGTTAAAGAAACCGTCGAAGCCGTTGCCTCGCTTGAGAAATACGAGCACGGCTTCACCACCGAAATCGATCAGGAGTTTGCCCCCAAGGGGCTCTCCGAGGACATCGTGCGCTTCATCTCGGCCAAGAAGGACGAGCCGCAGTGGATGCTGGACTGGCGTCTGGAGGCCTATCGTCGCTGGCTTGAGCTGGAAGAGCCGGACTGGGCCAAGGTCAGCTATCCCAAGATCGACTACCAGGACTCCTACTATTACGCGGCCCCCAAGACCAAGGAGGGGCCCAAGAGCCTGGACGAGGTCGATCCCGAGATCCTCGCCGTCTACGCAAAGCTGGGCATCCCGCTGAAAGAGCAGGAAGTTCTGGCCGGCGTTGAAGGTGCCCCGCGCTATGCGGTCGACGCCGTATTCGACAGCGTCAGCGTCGTCACCACCTTCAAGAAGGAACTGGCGGCGGTCGGGGTGATCTTCTGCTCGATGAGCGAGGCGATCCGCGAGCACGGCGATCTGGTGAAGCAGTATCTTGGCTCGGTGGTGCCGACCTCGGACAACTATTTTGCCTGCCTGAACAGCGCGGTCTTCAGCGACGGATCCTTCGTCTACATCCCGCCGGGCGTGCGCTGCCCGATGGAGCTGTCGACCTATTTCCGCATCAACGCCAAGGACAGCGGCCAGTTCGAGCGCACCCTGATCATCGCCGACAAGGGTGCCTATTGCTCGTATCTGGAGGGCTGCACGGCCCCGATGCGTGACGAGAACCAGCTGCATGCCGCCGTGGTCGAGCTGGTTTTGCTGGACGACGCCGAGATCAAATATTCGACGGTGCAGAACTGGTATCCGGGCGATCCGGAAACCGGCAAGGGCGGCATCTTCAACTTCGTCACCAAGCGCGCCGACTGCCGGGGCGACCGCTCCAAGGTGTCGTGGACCCAGGTTGAGACCGGCTCGGCCGTGACCTGGAAATATCCGTCCTGCGTGCTGCGCGGCGAGGGCTCATCGGGCGAGTTCTATTCGATCGCCGTGACCAACGGCCATCAGCAGGCCGACACCGGCACCAAGATGATCCATCTGGGCGCCAATACCCGCTCGCGGATCGTCGCCAAGGGCATCAGCGCCGGCAAGTCGACCAGCACCTATCGCGGCCTGGTCAGCGCCCACCCCAAGGCCAAGGGTGCCCGCAACTTCACCCAGTGCGACTCCTTGCTGATCGGCAAGACCTGCGCGGCCCACACCATTCCCTATATCGAGGCCCGCAACGGCCAGACCGTCTTCGAACACGAGGCCACGACCACACGACTGTCGGACGACCAGCTGTTCTATTGCCAGCAGCGCGGCCTTTCGCAGGAAGAGGCCGTGGCCCTGCTGGTCAACGGTTTCGTCAAGGACGTCCTGCAGCAGCTGCCGATGGAGTTCGCGGTCGAGGCTCAGAAGCTGGTCGCGATCTCGCTGGAAGGCTCGGTCGGCTGA
- a CDS encoding cysteine desulfurase family protein — translation MTLTRASTYLDYNATAPIRPEARAALLRALEVPANPSSVHAAGRAARDVVEGARARVAALVGVPAGSVTFVCGGTEANALAIESARASGFARIIVGATEHDAVVETAKASGLPVETWPVDANGVAHLPWLEADLKAPGRALVCLMLANNETGVIQPVAEAAALVRAADGWLHVDAVQAAGKIAIDFSALGADTMALSAHKLGGPQGVGALVAGTRATLHRRQHGGGQERGRRAGTENVAGIAAFGAAADAASRDLAAMAEQAPWRDALAERVRAEGAVVLGEAAHRLPQTLCFAGEGFGSEIQVMNLDLAGVMASAGSACSSGKVKASRVVEAMGRSDLAPFALRVSGGWASTEDDWIKCGDAWIAAWKRIGARRREVA, via the coding sequence GTGACCCTGACCCGCGCCTCGACCTATCTCGACTACAACGCGACCGCCCCAATCCGTCCGGAAGCGCGCGCGGCGCTGCTACGCGCCCTCGAGGTGCCGGCCAATCCCTCCTCGGTCCACGCCGCCGGTCGCGCGGCCCGCGATGTCGTCGAAGGGGCACGCGCCCGGGTCGCCGCCCTGGTCGGCGTGCCGGCGGGCTCGGTCACCTTTGTCTGTGGCGGCACCGAGGCCAATGCCCTGGCCATCGAGAGCGCCCGGGCCAGTGGTTTCGCCCGGATCATCGTCGGCGCGACCGAGCATGACGCGGTTGTCGAAACCGCCAAGGCCAGCGGCCTGCCGGTCGAGACCTGGCCGGTCGATGCCAATGGGGTCGCGCACCTGCCTTGGCTGGAAGCTGACCTGAAGGCCCCCGGTCGCGCCCTGGTCTGCCTGATGCTGGCCAATAACGAGACCGGGGTCATCCAGCCGGTCGCCGAAGCCGCCGCCCTGGTGCGCGCGGCCGACGGCTGGCTGCATGTCGATGCGGTGCAGGCCGCCGGCAAGATCGCCATCGATTTTTCCGCCCTCGGTGCGGACACCATGGCCCTGTCGGCCCACAAGCTGGGCGGCCCGCAGGGCGTCGGCGCCCTGGTCGCCGGCACCCGCGCCACCTTGCATCGTCGTCAGCACGGCGGCGGACAGGAGCGGGGACGTCGGGCCGGCACCGAGAATGTCGCGGGCATAGCCGCCTTCGGCGCGGCCGCCGACGCGGCGTCGCGCGACCTTGCCGCGATGGCCGAACAAGCCCCATGGCGCGACGCCCTGGCGGAACGCGTCAGGGCTGAAGGCGCTGTCGTGCTCGGGGAGGCAGCACATCGCCTGCCCCAGACCCTGTGCTTTGCCGGCGAGGGCTTCGGCTCCGAGATCCAGGTGATGAACCTGGATCTGGCCGGCGTGATGGCCAGTGCCGGCAGTGCCTGCTCGTCGGGCAAGGTCAAGGCCAGCCGCGTGGTGGAGGCCATGGGCCGTTCCGACCTGGCCCCCTTCGCCCTGCGAGTCAGCGGCGGCTGGGCGAGCACGGAAGACGACTGGATCAAATGCGGCGACGCCTGGATCGCCGCCTGGAAGCGTATCGGCGCCCGGCGCCGGGAGGTGGCATAG
- a CDS encoding Rrf2 family transcriptional regulator yields MRLSTKGRYAVMAMTDLAKRQDEGEGRAVALAEIAARQQISLSYLEQLFARLRRKGLVKSARGPGGGYRLAQGAETTLISDIVLAVDEPLRATRCGLTKGGPKGCMAGGERCMTHDLWEEMGRQIHGYLASVSVADVLQGRLRPGPLEIAAE; encoded by the coding sequence ATGCGCCTGAGCACCAAGGGACGATACGCCGTCATGGCCATGACCGACCTGGCCAAGCGCCAGGACGAAGGGGAGGGGCGCGCCGTCGCGCTGGCCGAGATCGCTGCCCGTCAGCAGATCTCCCTGTCCTATCTGGAACAGCTATTTGCCCGCCTGCGCCGCAAGGGTCTGGTCAAGAGCGCCCGTGGCCCCGGCGGCGGCTATCGCCTGGCCCAGGGGGCCGAGACGACCCTGATTTCCGACATTGTCCTGGCGGTCGACGAACCGCTCCGGGCCACCCGCTGCGGCCTGACCAAGGGCGGCCCTAAGGGCTGCATGGCCGGCGGCGAGCGCTGCATGACCCATGACCTCTGGGAGGAGATGGGCCGGCAGATCCATGGCTATCTGGCTTCGGTCTCGGTGGCCGACGTGCTGCAGGGCCGTCTGCGTCCCGGGCCTCTGGAGATCGCGGCGGAGTGA
- a CDS encoding alpha/beta hydrolase — MPDVILTGASGRIEGRYSPGKTESAPIALILHPHPKAGGHMNHPVSVQLYHLFMKRGFATLRFNFRGVGRSQGEFDAGIGELADAATALDWLQTSNPAASQTWVAGFDFGAYIGMQLLMRRPETDGFISVSPPTNMYDFSFLAPCPASGLFLTGSADSITPPVEVERVVSKLRTQKGIVIDYEVIDKASHFWTEHLPFVEKSVGDYLDKRIEMNPI, encoded by the coding sequence ATGCCTGATGTGATTTTGACTGGCGCGTCCGGACGGATCGAAGGTCGCTACTCGCCGGGCAAGACGGAATCCGCGCCGATCGCGCTGATCCTGCACCCGCACCCGAAGGCCGGCGGCCACATGAACCATCCGGTTTCGGTGCAGCTCTATCACCTGTTCATGAAGCGCGGCTTCGCGACCCTGCGCTTCAATTTCCGCGGCGTGGGTCGCAGCCAGGGCGAGTTCGACGCCGGCATCGGCGAGCTGGCCGACGCGGCCACCGCGCTAGACTGGCTGCAGACCTCCAACCCGGCCGCCAGCCAGACCTGGGTCGCCGGCTTCGATTTCGGGGCCTATATCGGCATGCAGCTGCTGATGCGCCGCCCGGAGACGGACGGCTTCATCAGCGTCTCGCCGCCGACCAACATGTACGATTTCAGCTTCCTGGCCCCCTGCCCGGCTTCTGGCCTGTTCCTGACCGGCTCGGCTGACAGCATCACCCCGCCGGTGGAAGTCGAGCGCGTGGTGTCGAAGCTGCGCACCCAGAAGGGCATCGTCATCGACTACGAGGTCATCGACAAGGCCAGCCACTTCTGGACCGAGCACCTGCCCTTCGTGGAAAAGAGCGTCGGCGACTATCTGGACAAGCGGATCGAGATGAACCCGATCTGA